ACAGTTCAAGCTGCAGCCGGACGTGTACGCGGTGCAGGGTTACGACTCGGGTCAGTTGCTGGTGATCGGTGCTGATGCCGTCAAGGGCGATCTGGCCAACAGGGCCGCGCTGTACAAGGCCATGGAAGCGGTGGTCGTCGACAGCCCGCGCGGCAAGTGGACCATGAGCCGGGCCCACAACCCGATTCAGGACATCTACCTGCGCGTGGTCGAAAAAGGCGACAACAAGGTGGTCGGCATCGCGGCCAAGGCGTTGGCCGACTCCGGCGCGGGTTGCAAAATGACCTGACCGGCGTGCCGATCCGGTGCCGACGACGGCGGAGCGGTCCGCCGTTTTTTATGGTTTTTCATCCCACCTCGACGACCTCGTGGACTTTGCCAATTTCCTGATTCAATTGCTCAACGGCGTGCAGTACGGTCTGCTGCTGTTCATGCTCGCTGCAGGGCTGACGCTCATTTTCGGCATCATGGGTGTGGTCAATCTGGCGCACGGAAGCTTCTACATGCTGGGCGCCTACCTGGCTTGGTCGCTGTCGTCGCACCTCGGCAGTTTTGCCGCCGCGCTCGTGGTCGGCACGGCGCTTTCCGTCGTGTTCGGGCTGGTGCTCGAGCGCGTGCTGTTTCGCCACTTCTACCGACGCGACCATCTCGACCAGGTGCTGCTGACGCTCGGGCTGATTTACGTCTTCGAAGAGTCGCGCTCGCTGCTGTGGGGTGACGACGTGCATGGCGTGCCGATCCCGCCGCTGCTGCGCGGTTCGCTGGCCCTCACGGACACGCTGTCGTACCCGTTCTACCGCCTGTTCACGATGGCGGTCTGTGTGGCGCTGGCGCTGGGCCTGTACCTGCTCATCAGCAAGACGCGCCTGGGCATGAAGATTCGCGCCGGCGCCTTCAACCGCGACATGACGGAAGCGCTGGGCGTCAACATCAAGCTGATTCACGCCGTGGTGTTTGCCCTTGGCGTGGCATTGGCTGCGGTGGCCGGCATGATCGCCGCGCCGCTGTCCAGCGTCTATCCCAACATGGGCTCACCGGTGCTGATCATGTGCTTTGTCGTGGTCGTGATCGGCGGCATCGGCTCCGTGCGCGGCGCGCTGATCGCCGCCCTGCTGGTCGGCCTGGTGGACACCTTCGGCCAAGTGCTGCTGCCCCAGATCGCAAGCATGCTGGTGTACATGCTGATGGCGGCCGTGCTTTTGTGGAAGCCCGAGGGGCTGTTCCGGTCATGAGCGCGCCCGCCGCCCATCTCGAGGCCCTGCCGCGCAGCGTCAATTTCATCCTGCTGCTCGGCTTGGCGGCCCTCGCGCTGTTTCCTTTTGCGGCCAGCGATTTCTACCAGCAGATGGTCACGCGCATGATGATCCTGGCCATCCTTGCGATGAGCCTGGACCTTCTGCAGGGTGTCACGGGCCTGGTGTCACTCGGCCACGCGGCGTTCTTCGGCATCGCCGGGTACGCGCTGGCCTTTCTGACGCCGCAGGGCGAGGCGGTGAGTCTGTGGTGGACGTTGCCCGTGGCCATGCTGGCGGCGGGCGCGGCGGCACTGGTGATCGGTTTTTTCGTCGTGCGCACGCGCGGCATCTACTTCATCATGGTGACGATGGCCTTCGCGCAGATGATTTATTACCTGGTGTTCAACAACAAGGCGCTGGGCGGTTCCGACGGTCTGTACATCAACTTCCGGCCTGACGCGGGGCTGTTCGACCTGGAGAACAAGCGGGTCTTCTACTACTTCACGCTGGCCTGCCTGCTCGTGGTCTACGCCTTTTTGCGCCGCCTGCTGTGGAGCCCGTTTGGCCGCGCGCTGGCGGGTATCCGTGTCAACGAACACCGCATGCGCGCGGTCGGCTACGGCAGCTTCGGCTACAAGCTCTCGGCCTTCACCGTGGCCGGCGCGCTCGCCGGGATGGCCGGGTATCTCTGGGGCGCGCAGACCGGCTTCGTGAACCCGGAACTGATGGGGTTTCACATGAGTGCCCAGGTCATCATGATGCTGATCTTGGGCGGCATGGGAAATTTTGCTGGCGCGATCGTCGGCGCGGTCGCGTTCGAAGCCGTGCTCGAACTGTTCAAGGACCTGCCCTCGTTCGGCGGCTTCGACGCCGGCAAGCATTGGCAACTATGGATCGGCCTGTTCATCGTGGCGGTGATCTGCTTTGCGCCGCGCGGCCTGCTGGGCCTGCTGCAGCGCGTGACGGGCCGCTGGAACGTCGACCATGACTGAGGTGCTGCTCAGCGCGCGCGGCCTGACCAAGATCTTTGGCGGGTTGGCGGCCGTGAACGATGTGTCGGTCGATCTGTGGCGCGACCGCATTCACGTGGTCATCGGCCCCAACGGTGCCGGCAAGTCCACGCTGACCAACCTGCTCTCGGGCGATTTGCCGCCCTCCTCCGGCACCATCACGCTCGGTCACCACGGCATCACCCGCGCGTCGCCCGAGCAGATCTCGCACCGCGGGCTGGGTCGCAGCTATCAGAAGACCAACATCTTTTTGCCCTTCACGGTGTGGGAGAACGTGCGCCTGGCGGCGCAGTCGCGCGCGCCGCAGCAGCCGTGGAACCCGCTGCGCTGGTGGCAGCGCGCCGCGCACGACAGCGCCAGCAACGAGCGCGCCGAGGCTGCGCTTGAATTGGCTGGTCTGACGGCGCGGCGGCACGCCGTTGCCGGTGCGACCAGCCACGGCGAGCAGCGTCAGCTGGAGGTTGCCATGGCGTTGGCCACGCAACCGCAGGTGCTGCTGCTCGACGAGCCGCTGGCCGGCATGGGCGCCGCGGAGGCCGAACGCATGGTCGAACTGCTGCTGCGCATCAAGCCGCGTCACGCGATGATGCTGGTCGAGCATGACATCGACGCCATCTTCACGCTGGCGGACCACCTGACCGTGATGGTCAACGGCACTGTCATCGCCAGCGGCGAGCCGGCGGCGATCCGCGCCGACCGCAACGTGCAGGCCGCGTATCTGGGCGAAGAAATATGAAGCTCCCCCGGGCTCCGCGCGCTGCGCGTTGTTGCGCCTCGCCCCTCGCGGAGGCGCCGCCAGCGGCCGGGCCAAGCCCGTCCGCGGCGGTCGCTGGCATGGCCCGCTCCGCCGCCCCTGGCGCCGTTGACTGGATGCGCAGCGGGCGACGCATCGGCGCAATGGATCACTGAGATGGCCACCGAGCTCAACGCCAACGCCCCCGACGACCCGAACGACCCGCTGGCACCGCGCGCCCGCCCGGAAGATCGGGGGCCGCGACGGGATGACGCGGACCCCGACCTGTTGATCCACGCGATCGGCCTGCACAGCTACTACGGCGCCAGCCACATCCTCAAGGGCATCGACTTTCAGGTGCGCCGCGGTG
This genomic interval from Burkholderiaceae bacterium contains the following:
- a CDS encoding Benzoate ABC transporter, permease protein 2, which translates into the protein MSAPAAHLEALPRSVNFILLLGLAALALFPFAASDFYQQMVTRMMILAILAMSLDLLQGVTGLVSLGHAAFFGIAGYALAFLTPQGEAVSLWWTLPVAMLAAGAAALVIGFFVVRTRGIYFIMVTMAFAQMIYYLVFNNKALGGSDGLYINFRPDAGLFDLENKRVFYYFTLACLLVVYAFLRRLLWSPFGRALAGIRVNEHRMRAVGYGSFGYKLSAFTVAGALAGMAGYLWGAQTGFVNPELMGFHMSAQVIMMLILGGMGNFAGAIVGAVAFEAVLELFKDLPSFGGFDAGKHWQLWIGLFIVAVICFAPRGLLGLLQRVTGRWNVDHD
- a CDS encoding Benzoate ABC transporter, permease protein 1; protein product: MPTTAERSAVFYGFSSHLDDLVDFANFLIQLLNGVQYGLLLFMLAAGLTLIFGIMGVVNLAHGSFYMLGAYLAWSLSSHLGSFAAALVVGTALSVVFGLVLERVLFRHFYRRDHLDQVLLTLGLIYVFEESRSLLWGDDVHGVPIPPLLRGSLALTDTLSYPFYRLFTMAVCVALALGLYLLISKTRLGMKIRAGAFNRDMTEALGVNIKLIHAVVFALGVALAAVAGMIAAPLSSVYPNMGSPVLIMCFVVVVIGGIGSVRGALIAALLVGLVDTFGQVLLPQIASMLVYMLMAAVLLWKPEGLFRS
- a CDS encoding Benzoate ABC transporter, ATP-binding protein 1; amino-acid sequence: MTEVLLSARGLTKIFGGLAAVNDVSVDLWRDRIHVVIGPNGAGKSTLTNLLSGDLPPSSGTITLGHHGITRASPEQISHRGLGRSYQKTNIFLPFTVWENVRLAAQSRAPQQPWNPLRWWQRAAHDSASNERAEAALELAGLTARRHAVAGATSHGEQRQLEVAMALATQPQVLLLDEPLAGMGAAEAERMVELLLRIKPRHAMMLVEHDIDAIFTLADHLTVMVNGTVIASGEPAAIRADRNVQAAYLGEEI